Genomic segment of Caldalkalibacillus uzonensis:
CCCCATGTTGAATCAGTTCTTCGGTATATTGCTCGCTGTCCGGTCCGAAGACGGCGGCGGTCACCTGTCCATCACCGCTTATCTGTCTGGCGGCTGCGATCGCTTCCAAGCTGACGTTACGCAATGCGCCACCTTTGGTTTCTGCTAGAACTAAGATATGTTTACCCATGTTAGCTGCCTCCTTTAAACCACTTTTGCCTCATCGCGCAAGAGTTGTACCAATTCTTGGACCTGATCTGTCAGTTCCCCTTCCAAAATGCGTCCCGCTTGCTTTTCAGGCGGCAGGAAATACTCCAAAACTTCCGTTTTGGCCCCGATCTCGTCTAGGTTCAAATTGAGGTCCTCCACGGTTAAGCGCTCCAGCGGTTTCTTTTTGGCTTTCATAATGCCGGGCAGGGACGGGTAGCGGGGCTCGTTTAATCCTTGTTGCGCTGTGAACAGCGCCGGCAGGCTCACCTCGACAATTTCCACATCTCCTTCCACATCCCGCTCAGCAACAGCTGTATGACCGTTAATGTCCAGTTTGGTAATGGTGGTCACCTGGGGAATGTCTAACAGTTCAGCGACGCGCACAGCCACTTGGCCGGCACCGTTGTCCACGGAGACGTTCCCGCCCAAAATAATGTCAAATTCACGGTCTTTGATGATGGCAGCCAGGACGTGGGCGATGGTGTGCTCATCCCCGTTTAAGTCCTCATCTTCCACCAGGATGGCTTTGTCAGCACCCATGGCCAGAGCGGTGCGGATCTCTTTTTCGGCCTCAGCCGGACCGACGGTGAGCACGGTCACTTCCCCGCCATGTTCATCCCGCAATTTGATCGCTTCTTCGACGGCATATTCATCATAGGGGTTGATGACGAACTCCACGCCGTCATCGACGATGGCGTTGTTCTCAATTTGCACTTTTTCTTCGGTATCAAAGGTGCGTTTCATCAGCACTAAAATGTTCATCTTGTTCCCTCCTCACTGGGTTTCTAACGAGCGCTTGCTCAGTTTAACGGTCTTTAAAGGGGCTTAACGATCCTTAAAGACCGGTTTTCGTTTTTCAAGGAAAGCTTGTACGCCTTCTTTGGCATCCTCTGTGGAGAACAACCGGCCAAACAGCTCGGCTTCTTTCTGCTGGCCCTCGGTCAAGCCGTGTTGTTCACCGTAGTTTACTGCTTCGATGCTGAAAGCGATGGAAACAGCGCTTTTATCAGCCATATGTTTAGCAATGGCCAGCGCTTCATTGAGCAGGTTATCCTGGCTGACACATTTATTCACCAAGCCCAAGGTCTCGGCTTCCTCCCCGTTAACAGGCTGGCTGGTTAAAATGATCTCCAGCGCTTTGGCCTTGCCGACAACACGTGGCAGGCGCTGAGTGCCGGCAAATCCGGGAATGATGCCTAAGTTCAGTTCAGGCAAGCCAAGTTTGGCATCAGGTGTGGCTAAGCGGAGATGGCAAGCCAGTGCCAGTTCCAATCCCCCGCCCAATGCTGCCCCATGAATAGCGGCAATGATCGGTTTTGGGAACGCTTCCATTCTGTTGAAAAGCTGTTGCCCTTTTTTGGCTAATTCTTCTGCCTCTTCTGCATTTTGTATGGTGGTAAAACCTTTGATGTCTGCTCCTGCAGCAAAGAACCTGCCTTCACCGTGCAAGATCACGACTTTCAATGCCGGATCTTGCTCAATATCTGTCAAGACATTGTCCAATTCTTCGAGAAGATCTGGACTCAGGGCATTGGCCGGCGGCCGATTAAGGGTAATTACAGCTATCCGGTCTTGCCGTGACAAAGCAAGATGCTGATAGACCATCAAATCCCTCCCATCTTATAAATTATGGGCCGAAATAATCTTCTGTCCATTTCTATTATAACGAAAAATCAGAGGAGATTAGAAGTTCTTTCATGTGCATAAAGTTTAACAAAGTTTGTCAGGCTGATTTCAGCCCGTGCAGCAAGAGGCGTAAAATAGGTTCTACATTTGATAGCAAGTCGTATTTGCGTTCCTTAAGCAGCCAGTTGGTGACACTCTCATCCAAGGTGCCAAAAATCATATACCTGGCCAGCAACGGATCAATATCAGGGGAAAAGGCTCCCTCTTTAACTCCCAGTTGGATGAGCTTGTCAATCAATTGCAAATAGTGTTTTAAGATTTCATTTATTTTTTGGCGCAAGGCCGGATCCGATTGGCGCAGTTCAAGTTGGGTGACCACAGCCAAATCCGGATCCTTGGCCAGTTGATAAAAATGCATATAAATCAAAGTACGCAACTTCTCTTCAACAGTGGTTTGCTCGTTAATTGTTTGTTCAGCCACAGTAACAAATTGTCCCATTTTTTCTGCAAATAAAGAGATGAGGATGTCTTCTTTGTTCTCAAAATATAAATAGATTGTCCCGTCAGCCACATTTGCCTCTCGGGCGATTTTGGAGACTTGCGCCTGATGATAGCCATGCCGCGCTATAACTTTGACTGCTGCATTGATAATCGCATCGTATTTTTCGCCTGTTTTCTTTGCCATGATACTCGCCTCGTCTATATAGATTATGAATGATTACTCATTCACTCCAAGTTTAACGTATCCCCTTTTAGTTGTCAATCATCTTGAGCATGTACGCAAAAACAGAAGATGAGCTGAGCAGAACATCCCTGCTGCAACATTTGGCCACAGATGACATTTCACCTAATAAGTCAAGGTTGTGTAGGACGCTTATCGTACATGATGCCGGGGTTCCGCTCATTGTTCAGCTCTTATAACTTTAAGATCCTACATTCTGGTCCCTTTCTTGCTCAGCCTTTTTCCGTTCTTCATCAACTAAGACGCGGCGTAATACTTTGCCCACCATGGACTTGGGCAGTTCATCCCGAAATTCATATATTCTTGGAACCTTATAAGCGGCTAGTTTGCTCCGGCAATACTGTTCCAGTTCTTCCTCAGTTACTTGTTTGCCTTCCTTTCGGACAATAAAGGCTTTAACGGTTTCACCTCGGTACTCATCAGGAACACCTATGACAGCACATTCTTGTACTGCCGGATGTTCATACAGCACCTCTTCCACTTCCCGGGGGTATATGTTAAAGCCGCCAGCAATGATCATATCTTTCTTCCGGTCCACAATGTAAAAGTAACCTTCTTCATCCATGTAACCCATGTCACCTGTCAAGAACCAACCGTCCTTGAACACCTTTTCCGTCTCTTCTGGCCGGTTCCAGTATCCTTTCATCACTTGCGGGCCTTTGATGGCAATTTCACCGATTTCGCCAGTAGCGGCAGGTTCACCCGTTTCAGGTGAAATAACAGTGACATCGGTATCAGGCCAAGGGATGCCGATGCTTCCCACCACATTTTTACCCCAAATCAGGTTGGCGTGGGTAACAGGTGAAGTTTCTGACAAACCGTAACCTTCAACCAATTTCCCATTGGTCAGTGCTTCAAATTTGTTTTTCACCTCGACTGGCAAGGGTGCGGAGCCGCTGAGACAGGCTTTGATGGAAGACAAATCATATTTGCCAACATCCGGATGGTTGATCAAAGCAATATACATGGTCGGTGCACCGGGAAAAAGGGTGGGACGCTCTTTGTCGATCGTTTTTAAGGCGTCGTCCACCTCAAACTTGGGAACAAGAATCATGGTTGAGGCCATAGCGATGCTGATGTTCATCACCACAGTCATGCCATATACATGGAAAAGGGGAACAATGCCCAGAGATCTCTCCTGTCCATACTCCGCTTTATACATCCAAGCTTTGCACTGGTAGGTGTTGACCACCAGATTGCGGTGAGTGAGCATGACACCCTTGGGGGTTCCGGTGGTCCCCCCTGTATATTGCAACAACGCCACATCGTCAGGCGATTGGGAAATATTGAGTGACACGCCCTCGCCTGTTTTCAGCCATTTCTTAAAATTGTGCACGGTATTGCCGTACTCCACATTGACCTGGATGCCTTGTTTCTTTTTCACGACCAAGGGGTAGAGCACATTTTTGGGAAACGGAAGATAATCTTTAATGCTGGTAATAATCACATTTTTCAGTGGTGTCCTGGCTTGTACTTTGGCTATCTTGGGAAACACCAGATCCAAGGCAATAATGGTTTGGGCACCGGCATCATTCAACTGATATTCCAATTCTCTCTCCACATACAAGGGATTGGTCTGCACCACAACGGCTCCAGCCATTAAAATGCCGTAATAACTAATCACATATTGGGGACAGTTGGGCAGCATAATCGAGACGCGGTCACCAGGTTTTACTCCCAGTTTAACAAGGGCGCGGGCACAATCTACAGCAGCTTGATAGAGTTCGGCATAGGTCAGCTGCTTGCCCATGAACCGAATGGCGATATGATTGGGCTTGTTCTCATAAGCTTCCTTTAATAAATCAGGCACAATACGATCTGGATACTCCAGTGTGGCCGGAATTTCCGGCGGATAATGCTTCAACCAGGGCTTTTGCATGTCACTCATCACTTCCCCTCCCTTTCTCAGTGCTAATCCTCCCTTTGTTAACTTTATGCACATCCTCATCTCTTATTCCCAATTATAATGTAAGCGGTCACATTTTTGAAATAAAATTTTTTTCTGAACAAAACAGAGGACACCCTTAGTTGAGGGTGACCTCCCTGAATGATATTTTTTTGTCACTTATATCTCCATCTTCAAGGCGCAAAAAAAAGCAAGTAGATTAATCCTGACAAAACAAAAATAAGGCTAACGGCCAGCAAGATGCGAGATAATATTTTAAACACCATAATCTGCATATTCCTCCCGCTTAACGAACTTGGTACGCTGTAGGAATCCTGTGGGTGACTCTTCTATTTCAGTGTGACCACGGTGACACCGCTGCCGCCTTCCCCTGCTCCACCCAAACGGAATTGCTTTACCCGTTTGTGCTGTCGCAGAAAATCTTGAATGCCTTTACGCAGCTGTCCCGTCCCTTTCCCGTGAATAATGGACACCTGCTGGTAGCCGGCCAGGAGCGCGTCATCCAGATATTTGTCTACGGCAGCAATGGCCTCATCTGTTGTCTGGCCACGAATATCCAGCTCCAGACTGACTGTTTCCCTTTTTGTCTGTACACGGGTTAACGCAGCCTGTTCAGACTGCTTGGACTTGATCTTCTTCATATCGCCAGCTTTGACTTTCATTTTGATGATCCCCAGCTGAACATAATACTCTTGGTCGGACAGTTTTTCCAGAACTTGCCCCTTTTGGCCAAAGGTGTGCACATATACATCGTCACCTGCTTTAAAGGTTTGAGATCTTTTCTGCGCAACAACGGACCTAGTAATGCCTACCTTCCTGCTCTCCGTTGCTTCCTTGATCTGTTCCAAACCTTTTTTGGCTTCAATCAGCTGGTGTTCTTTCACCACCTGGTGCTGGTGCTGCCACTGGCGGAGCTGGTCCATAATGTGCTCCGCTTCTTTCAGCATGCGGGCCATTTTTTCCCCGGCTTGTTGTTTAGCTTCGGCCACCAGCCGTTCTTTCTCCTTTTCCAGCTGGGCTTCTTTCTTGGCCAGGGACTGCCTGAGCCTCTCGACTTCTTGTTTCAAACGTTCAGCTTCCCGCCGGTCCTGTTCAGCCCGTTTGCGGCTGGCTTCCAATTCAGCCAGCATATGATCAATGCGGCGGTCATCGCTACTGATCTGGCTTGTGGCCGTTTCAATAATCTCCTCTCGCAAACCGAGCCTCCGGGCAATATGGAAGGCATTGCTCCGCCCAGGAACCCCCACCAGTAGGCGGTAAGTTGGCTGTAAACTCTCCACATCAAATTCCACACTGGCATTAATGACCCCCGGTCTGGAGTAGGCATATGCTTTCAGTTCACTGTAGTGGGTAGTGGCCACAACACGTGCCCCCCGGCTATGGACATGATCCAGAATGGCCATGGCCAACACGGCCCCCTCAGTGGGGTCTGTGCCCGCTCCCAGTTCATCAAACAAGAGCAAACTGTTTTCATCCATCTGCTCCAAAATGTTAACAATGTTGGTCATGTGGGAGGAGAAGGTGCTTAAGCTTTGCTCAATACTCTGCTCGTCCCCAATATCGGCAAAGACTGAGGAAACAACAGCCACATGGGACCCTTCTTCAGCTGGAATAAACAATCCAGCACAAGCCATAAGGGTGAGTAATCCCAATGTTTTTAGTGTGACTGTTTTTCCCCCCGTATTGGGACCCGTAATCACCATGCAGGTGTACCCGCCACCCAATTCAAAAGTGGTCGGCACCACGTCTTGGGCAGGAATTAAGGGATGTCTGGCCTGAACCAGTTTAAAGTAACCCTGGTCATTGAGCTTGGGCTGAACGGCACGGATGCTCTTGGCATAGTAAGCCTTGGCGAAAAGAAAATCAAGCTCAGCCAGGGCTTGTATATTTTGGGCCAATGCCTCCTGCACTTCCCCCACCTGGCGGGTCAAAGCGGTGAGGATGCGATCGATCTCTCGTTCTTCCTGTAGTTTAGCTTCTCTCAGCTCATTGTTAATGGAAACCACCGCTTCCGGCTCCACAAACAAGGTGGCACCGGAGGCCGATTGATCATGAACCATACCGCCAAAATGATGGCGGTATTCTGCCTTGACCGGGATACAATACCGGTCTTGACGAATGGTCACAATGGGATCTTGCAGCATTTTTTGATGAGCCGGTGATTTGATAATCTGTTCCAGTTGACGCTTTACCCGCTGTTCAGCCTGACGAATCCGGCTCCTGATCTGTTTTAACACCGGACTGGCCGAATCCAGCACATCCCCATGATCATCGATACATGACCTAATCGCCTGCTCCACCTCTCTCAACGGGGTAACCTGTTGCTCTAAACCTTCCAGATGGGGCAATGCCTCTTGTTCTGCACACACCTTTTCCAGGAAATTCTTCAGCTTCCGCCCCCCGGCAATGGTTTGAGCAATATCCAGTAGTTCTGCCACATCGAGACGGCTGCCGATTACCGCCCTTCTCAGCGCAGGGCGGATATCCCGGATGCCGCCCAACGGCACCTGCCCCTTTAGCCGTAATACAGTGGCTGCTTCATAAGTGGCTTGCTGGTTTTTCTGAACTGCGGCCAAATCAAAACAAGGCACCAGATCTGCCACTTTTTGCTTTCCGAGAGAAGAGGCCGTATGCTGGGCTAATTCCTTTTTGATTTTATCAAATTCCAATATTTGTAAGGTTCGTTCCTGCACAACGCATCCTCCTATCATGCCCCCATTATAGCATATCAACATAAAGAAAGACCTTAAGACGGCAGATCTTAAGGTCATCTCAGCAATGCAAAAATAAACAGACAGGTAGGTGAACAGGGCAACATGGCTAATCTCCAAATTGGTGGCGGTAAGCCTCCTCCACACGAGCTAAAATCGTACGCCCTGCTTCAATCTCATCAGCTCTGAGGGAGGCATCAGGATCTTGGGGCTCAGCAAACTGATTAATGCTGGCATTAACGACAGAAACATCAACACGGTCATCATTGGCCAGTTGATATTTATGCCGCAGCAAAAATGGCCTGCCCAGCCGCAGAATCGCGTTGGGATCTCCGAAGCTTCCCCGTTCAACAAAAGCAGGAATGCGCAGGTAGAGATAACCAGGCTCCGCATCCAGCTTTTTGTCAAAGTAACCATGATCCACTTCCCATCCGCCACCCACTACAAAACCAAATTGTTCCAGGAACTCTTGTACTTCCTCATACTGGGCCGCTTTATTTTCCAGTATGGATCCTTCATAAGCGTACATGGCGAACTCCTCCTTATGATCTCTATTTATACTGTTACCTGTCACGGCCCTTTCTATGTGCAAGGTCACTCGTACACAGCAAGAGAAGTCCGCCAGCACTGTCGCTGTTGCTCTCATTCAGAGCTGCTTTATTTGTTTAACAGAGCCTTTGCTCTCTGTACCACATTGGACACAGTAAATCCGTACTCTTCCATCACCTTACTGCCTGGTGCGCTGGCCCCAAAAGTGGTGATACCCAGCACATCACCTTCATCTCCTACATACCGTTCCCAGCCCAGGGGATAGGCCATTTCCACAGCCAGGCGCTTCTTCAACTCAGGGGGGAGCACCTGTGCCTTGTAGCTGTCGCTTTGCTGCTCAAACAGTTCCCAGCTGGGCATGCTGACCACGCGCACAGCGATACCTTCCTGTTCCAGTTGCTGCTTGGCTTCCATCACCAAACTCACTTCCGAGCCGCTGGCCAACAGGATCAGCTGGGGGTCCTTGCCTTCTGTCTCGGCCAGGATGTAAGCCCCTTTGGCCAAATCTGTCTCGCTCCTCCTCGTTTCTGCCAGTACAGGAAGACCCTGTCTGGTTAACACCAAGGCAACAGGACCCTCTGTCTGCTGAACAGCATAGGTCCAGGCTGCGGCTGTTTCATGGGCATCGGCGGGACGGAGAACAGTCAAGCCGGGAACAGCCCGCAAGGAGGGCAACTGTTCAATAGGCTCGTGGGTGGGGCCATCTTCGCCCACGGCAATGCTGTCATGGGTGAAGACATAGACCACTGGTAGCTTTTGCAAAGCGGCCAAACGGATAGCAGGACGCAAATAGTCAGAGAAGACAAAGAAGGTGCCACCGTACGGTTTGGTGCCCCCATGCAGGGCAATACCATTTAAGGCTGCGCCCATGGCATGTTCCCGCACCCCGAACCAAATGTTCCGTCCACTGTAGTCTTCCGCACTAAAGTGGGCTTCATCCTTAATTAAGGTCTTGGTGGAAGAGGCCAGGTCAGCCGATCCTCCCCACAGCCCGGGGATGTGCTGCGCCAGGTGGTTAATCATGGTGCCG
This window contains:
- a CDS encoding electron transfer flavoprotein subunit beta/FixA family protein, with the protein product MNILVLMKRTFDTEEKVQIENNAIVDDGVEFVINPYDEYAVEEAIKLRDEHGGEVTVLTVGPAEAEKEIRTALAMGADKAILVEDEDLNGDEHTIAHVLAAIIKDREFDIILGGNVSVDNGAGQVAVRVAELLDIPQVTTITKLDINGHTAVAERDVEGDVEIVEVSLPALFTAQQGLNEPRYPSLPGIMKAKKKPLERLTVEDLNLNLDEIGAKTEVLEYFLPPEKQAGRILEGELTDQVQELVQLLRDEAKVV
- a CDS encoding enoyl-CoA hydratase, which translates into the protein MVYQHLALSRQDRIAVITLNRPPANALSPDLLEELDNVLTDIEQDPALKVVILHGEGRFFAAGADIKGFTTIQNAEEAEELAKKGQQLFNRMEAFPKPIIAAIHGAALGGGLELALACHLRLATPDAKLGLPELNLGIIPGFAGTQRLPRVVGKAKALEIILTSQPVNGEEAETLGLVNKCVSQDNLLNEALAIAKHMADKSAVSIAFSIEAVNYGEQHGLTEGQQKEAELFGRLFSTEDAKEGVQAFLEKRKPVFKDR
- a CDS encoding TetR/AcrR family transcriptional regulator, producing the protein MAKKTGEKYDAIINAAVKVIARHGYHQAQVSKIAREANVADGTIYLYFENKEDILISLFAEKMGQFVTVAEQTINEQTTVEEKLRTLIYMHFYQLAKDPDLAVVTQLELRQSDPALRQKINEILKHYLQLIDKLIQLGVKEGAFSPDIDPLLARYMIFGTLDESVTNWLLKERKYDLLSNVEPILRLLLHGLKSA
- a CDS encoding long-chain-fatty-acid--CoA ligase, yielding MQKPWLKHYPPEIPATLEYPDRIVPDLLKEAYENKPNHIAIRFMGKQLTYAELYQAAVDCARALVKLGVKPGDRVSIMLPNCPQYVISYYGILMAGAVVVQTNPLYVERELEYQLNDAGAQTIIALDLVFPKIAKVQARTPLKNVIITSIKDYLPFPKNVLYPLVVKKKQGIQVNVEYGNTVHNFKKWLKTGEGVSLNISQSPDDVALLQYTGGTTGTPKGVMLTHRNLVVNTYQCKAWMYKAEYGQERSLGIVPLFHVYGMTVVMNISIAMASTMILVPKFEVDDALKTIDKERPTLFPGAPTMYIALINHPDVGKYDLSSIKACLSGSAPLPVEVKNKFEALTNGKLVEGYGLSETSPVTHANLIWGKNVVGSIGIPWPDTDVTVISPETGEPAATGEIGEIAIKGPQVMKGYWNRPEETEKVFKDGWFLTGDMGYMDEEGYFYIVDRKKDMIIAGGFNIYPREVEEVLYEHPAVQECAVIGVPDEYRGETVKAFIVRKEGKQVTEEELEQYCRSKLAAYKVPRIYEFRDELPKSMVGKVLRRVLVDEERKKAEQERDQNVGS
- a CDS encoding endonuclease MutS2, encoding MQERTLQILEFDKIKKELAQHTASSLGKQKVADLVPCFDLAAVQKNQQATYEAATVLRLKGQVPLGGIRDIRPALRRAVIGSRLDVAELLDIAQTIAGGRKLKNFLEKVCAEQEALPHLEGLEQQVTPLREVEQAIRSCIDDHGDVLDSASPVLKQIRSRIRQAEQRVKRQLEQIIKSPAHQKMLQDPIVTIRQDRYCIPVKAEYRHHFGGMVHDQSASGATLFVEPEAVVSINNELREAKLQEEREIDRILTALTRQVGEVQEALAQNIQALAELDFLFAKAYYAKSIRAVQPKLNDQGYFKLVQARHPLIPAQDVVPTTFELGGGYTCMVITGPNTGGKTVTLKTLGLLTLMACAGLFIPAEEGSHVAVVSSVFADIGDEQSIEQSLSTFSSHMTNIVNILEQMDENSLLLFDELGAGTDPTEGAVLAMAILDHVHSRGARVVATTHYSELKAYAYSRPGVINASVEFDVESLQPTYRLLVGVPGRSNAFHIARRLGLREEIIETATSQISSDDRRIDHMLAELEASRKRAEQDRREAERLKQEVERLRQSLAKKEAQLEKEKERLVAEAKQQAGEKMARMLKEAEHIMDQLRQWQHQHQVVKEHQLIEAKKGLEQIKEATESRKVGITRSVVAQKRSQTFKAGDDVYVHTFGQKGQVLEKLSDQEYYVQLGIIKMKVKAGDMKKIKSKQSEQAALTRVQTKRETVSLELDIRGQTTDEAIAAVDKYLDDALLAGYQQVSIIHGKGTGQLRKGIQDFLRQHKRVKQFRLGGAGEGGSGVTVVTLK
- a CDS encoding YugN family protein — encoded protein: MYAYEGSILENKAAQYEEVQEFLEQFGFVVGGGWEVDHGYFDKKLDAEPGYLYLRIPAFVERGSFGDPNAILRLGRPFLLRHKYQLANDDRVDVSVVNASINQFAEPQDPDASLRADEIEAGRTILARVEEAYRHQFGD